The Nitrospirales bacterium genome includes a window with the following:
- a CDS encoding VOC family protein yields the protein MNITKLLHTRMRVSDMSQTIAFYRDVLGLEVIEEKVSPRGSHLAFLAVPNSDELIELCSFPASGPVKVQEDLVHLAFQVPNLDDTIRELNEKDIPITDGPTTSSSGSRFIFVDAPDGYEIEFIERPPGVTIV from the coding sequence ATGAATATTACGAAACTACTTCATACTCGGATGCGGGTGAGTGACATGTCGCAAACAATCGCCTTCTACCGGGATGTCTTAGGATTAGAAGTCATCGAGGAAAAAGTCTCGCCTCGGGGATCGCATTTGGCATTCTTGGCAGTCCCTAATAGCGACGAACTCATCGAATTATGCAGTTTTCCTGCCAGTGGCCCCGTGAAGGTCCAAGAGGACCTCGTCCACTTGGCATTCCAAGTCCCAAACCTAGACGACACCATACGAGAATTGAATGAGAAGGACATCCCGATTACGGATGGCCCCACTACTTCTTCTTCCGGAAGCCGTTTCATCTTCGTGGATGCCCCTGATGGCTACGAAATCGAATTCATTGAACGCCCGCCCGGGGTCACAATCGTCTAG
- the uvrC gene encoding excinuclease ABC subunit UvrC, translating into MHTDYPRDHDHDTDAPPVDLDQKLRILPSQPGVYLFKNAKDEILYIGKAAVLSDRVRSYFQTRADFSPKISVLSSLIRDIETIVTQSELEALLLESNLIKRHRPRFNVVLRDDKQYPYLRLPIKEDFPRLSIVRRVKRDHALYFGPYVPTGAMRETIKIIRKVFPLATCAIDIDGTADRACLEFEIKRCMAPCTGNQSKEEYHRIVKHVCLFLEGRDRELVDSLRSDMYAAADREEFETAARLRDRIARVEKTLEKQRITQVGAIDQDVFGIARSGSAIDLQLLFVRGGLLIGRKDFFWNDGQDATDAELIRSTIEQFYNKDMLPPKELLVPTRFADQDLVKTWLSEKKGQPVRILVPARGAKHDLITLARENATVALDHHLHKQNKEQIARRELQGLLHLPQEPMRIEGFDISNTMGTNSVASMVVWEDGKMNKSDYRRFKIQTVEGANDFASIEEVITRRYGGTLAEKSDKALPLPDVILIDGGQGQLNAAVRALQKLQLSRTPVFGLAKAKGQKEERIYRPGDSSPIVLPRDSQISRLVQTIRDEAHRFAIRYHRRLRSQSIIPLQSTRRRNVSRQRTGTTEQGSEDKR; encoded by the coding sequence ATGCATACTGACTATCCGCGCGACCATGATCACGATACGGACGCACCGCCGGTCGATCTCGATCAAAAACTCCGCATCCTTCCGAGCCAGCCCGGCGTGTATCTCTTCAAGAATGCCAAAGATGAGATCCTGTACATCGGAAAGGCTGCGGTCTTATCGGATCGTGTGCGATCGTATTTTCAAACGAGGGCAGACTTCTCACCAAAAATCTCCGTATTAAGTTCCCTCATCCGGGACATCGAGACCATTGTCACGCAATCCGAGCTCGAAGCGCTGCTCCTCGAAAGCAACCTGATCAAACGGCATCGCCCACGGTTCAATGTTGTCCTGCGAGACGACAAACAATATCCCTATCTTCGATTGCCCATCAAAGAGGATTTTCCTCGGCTGTCGATCGTCCGACGAGTCAAACGGGATCATGCGCTATATTTCGGCCCTTACGTTCCCACTGGAGCCATGCGGGAAACGATAAAAATTATTCGCAAGGTCTTTCCTCTGGCAACCTGCGCCATCGATATCGATGGCACCGCGGACCGAGCATGTTTAGAATTCGAGATCAAACGCTGCATGGCCCCCTGCACGGGCAATCAGAGCAAAGAGGAATATCATCGCATCGTCAAACACGTCTGCCTGTTCTTGGAGGGTCGCGATCGCGAACTCGTCGACTCTCTCCGTTCGGACATGTACGCGGCCGCGGATCGAGAAGAGTTCGAAACAGCCGCTCGATTACGGGATCGCATCGCTCGTGTTGAAAAGACGCTTGAAAAGCAACGTATTACGCAGGTCGGCGCCATTGATCAAGATGTATTCGGCATCGCTCGATCTGGATCCGCCATTGACCTGCAATTGCTGTTCGTTCGAGGGGGCTTGCTCATCGGCCGGAAGGACTTTTTCTGGAATGATGGCCAGGACGCGACTGACGCGGAACTGATCCGATCGACGATTGAACAGTTCTACAACAAAGACATGCTGCCACCCAAGGAACTCTTGGTCCCCACCAGGTTCGCCGACCAAGATCTCGTGAAAACATGGTTGAGCGAGAAAAAAGGTCAACCGGTAAGAATTCTGGTTCCGGCGCGGGGTGCGAAACATGATCTGATTACATTGGCCCGAGAAAATGCGACCGTGGCACTCGACCATCATTTGCACAAGCAAAACAAAGAACAAATTGCACGTCGAGAGCTACAAGGCCTGCTCCACCTTCCCCAAGAACCCATGCGAATCGAGGGATTTGACATTTCCAATACCATGGGGACGAATTCCGTCGCCTCCATGGTCGTCTGGGAAGACGGCAAGATGAACAAGTCTGACTACCGACGCTTCAAGATTCAGACTGTCGAAGGGGCCAATGATTTTGCCAGTATCGAGGAGGTGATTACACGTCGCTACGGCGGGACTCTGGCAGAGAAGAGCGACAAAGCCCTGCCATTGCCTGATGTCATCCTCATTGACGGGGGACAAGGACAGCTGAACGCCGCAGTCAGGGCTCTACAAAAACTCCAACTTTCACGAACGCCTGTATTCGGCTTGGCCAAAGCGAAAGGTCAGAAAGAGGAACGCATATACCGCCCAGGCGACTCCTCCCCTATTGTGTTACCTCGAGATTCACAAATCAGCCGCCTAGTACAAACTATTCGTGACGAAGCGCACCGATTTGCTATCCGCTATCATCGTCGACTTCGTTCTCAATCCATCATCCCCCTTCAATCGACACGACGCCGGAACGTTTCGCGCCAACGAACCGGAACAACAGAGCAAGGGTCGGAAGACAAACGATGA